The Acidobacteriota bacterium sequence CTTTATAGGAGCCACCTCTCATTTTGGCACGGTATTTGATATAAAAAATATATGAATGGAAAAAAATTAAAAGAAGTTTTTGGAAGAGGTAGAGAGAGTGGAATTTCAAAAAGATTTATATAAGTCCTCACAATTTAATGAATATCTTGGGAAAGGTAAAGAAGGGGGGCTTATCTACAATAATTATACTGGTGCAATGATAGAGGTATCGAAAAATATATATGAAGCAATTTTGAATAACAGAATTAATAATCTCTCCCATTCTAATATTATCACAGCTTTAAAACATGGAAAATTCATACTTCAAAAAGATGAGAATGAATCGATATTTTAATCAGGAGAAAAAACGAATTGTATGAGTCATCGTATGTGATAGGAATTCAGATTTTACCAACCCTTGGGTGTAACTTTCAGTGTATTTACTGCTATAAAAGTTCACAATCTAATACAAGGTTTATGTCCAAGGAAGTAATGGATGCAATAGTGACCTATGTTAAAAAAACAATAAAACCCACTACAAAACATCTGAGTGTATCATGGTATGGTGGTGAGCCATTATTGGCAATGAAGCAGATAGAGTATTTGAGCAGTTCATTTATTGATATATGCAATAAGAATAATATAAATGAATATTTTTCCCATATTACTACAAATGGATATTTATTAACAAGAAAAAATCTGAATACATTATTGAAATTTAAAATTAATAACCTTCAGGTTACTATTGATGGTCCTGAAGATATTCATAATAAGCGAAGAGTATTGAAAAATGGAACAGGCACATATAAAAGAATTTTAACCAATTTAAAATATGCCATTTCCCGTAATATTAATATAACTTTTAGAATAAATAGACAGGTTTATGGGAAAAGGATTATTCTTAATCTTAGAGTGAAAGAATCGCTCAATTTAGGAAAATATCATTATTTCGCTGAAAGTGAACATGGATAAGCATCTTTTGATTCATAAGTTTAAAACGAAAAATGGAAATCAATATGTTTATGATGCTTGGACTAATAATACATATGCTGTTAATGACATAGAGATATTTTTAATTGAAAATTATTCATTATTACATAATCCAGAGTTTAAGAAAGGTCTTAAAAATAAATATCCAAACTATGACATTGATAATTCAATTAAGGAAGTCTCTTCATGGATAAATGTTGATAATGCGTTTATTCCTAAGAATTTTCAACTTATGAATTTTTATACAAAAGAACAGTATTGCAAGGAGGTTAATAATTTAGGTCAAATGATTCTTGAAGTAACAGAAAGATGCAATTTAATATGCAAATATTGCTATAGAAATGAATTTACAAAGAAAAGAACGTCACCTTTGAAAGACATGGAGTGGGAAATTGCAAAAAAATCAATAGATTACTATATCAACAAAATTAACTCCCCAGATAGAACAAAAGTGAAAGGTTTTGCTTCTTTATCTTTTTACGGAGGAGAACCATTATTAAATATTAAATTAATAAAAAAATGCTTAAATTATATTAACAATTTAGATTTCGATGATAGTATTACATACCATATAACCACAAATGGAACAATTATTAATAAGGAAATAGCTGATTTACTCGAA is a genomic window containing:
- a CDS encoding radical SAM protein is translated as MIGIQILPTLGCNFQCIYCYKSSQSNTRFMSKEVMDAIVTYVKKTIKPTTKHLSVSWYGGEPLLAMKQIEYLSSSFIDICNKNNINEYFSHITTNGYLLTRKNLNTLLKFKINNLQVTIDGPEDIHNKRRVLKNGTGTYKRILTNLKYAISRNINITFRINRQVYGKRIILNLRVKESLNLGKYHYFAESEHG
- a CDS encoding radical SAM protein; the encoded protein is MDKHLLIHKFKTKNGNQYVYDAWTNNTYAVNDIEIFLIENYSLLHNPEFKKGLKNKYPNYDIDNSIKEVSSWINVDNAFIPKNFQLMNFYTKEQYCKEVNNLGQMILEVTERCNLICKYCYRNEFTKKRTSPLKDMEWEIAKKSIDYYINKINSPDRTKVKGFASLSFYGGEPLLNIKLIKKCLNYINNLDFDDSITYHITTNGTIINKEIADLLEKHGIQLLISLETAYSDESGH